The genomic stretch TGCCAAGCCGGAGCACAGTGTATGACCTGGTCAATCAGCGGTTGCCACTCCGCCTTAGTCAAGGGTCTCAGCGCAAGCTGCATACCAAGGTACTTGATGGGGAAACCCACCACCTTGCACCCCAACGTCTCTGCAACTCTCTCATCGTCTCCATCCTGCTCCCTAATCAGCGTGGCTGAGGTCTTTCTGAAGTTGACGCGCAGTCCGGAGGCCTGTCCAAACACTTGTAGAATTTCCTTCACCGCCTCAAGCCCAGTGTCCAGCGGCTTGCAGAAGATAACCACATCATCGGCGTAAACCGAGATTCGCTGAAGCTCTGATATCCCCGCAAGCCCAGTGAACAGTTGCCTATCCACGGCTTTCTTGATCACCGCCGTCAACACCTCCATAGCAGCCACAAACAGCATGGGCGAGGTGGGGTCCCCTTGTCTAAGCCCTCTGGCATGCACGAATCTATCTCCGGGCACTCCGTTCACCAGCACTCTAGTGTTCGCCGTGTTGAGCAACAAGGCAACCCACTTAAGGAATCTCTCTCCAAAACCCATGCGCCGAAGCACCTCAAACAGAAAGCTCCAAGAAATCGAGTCGAACACCCTTGTGAGGTCTAATTTGAGGAGCACTCCCGGTTGCCTCTTCTGATTGATCCTCCTTGCCACTTGTCTCACAAGCATGAAATTATCATGTAGGGACCGTCCCTTCACAAACGCCGACTGGTTGGTACTAACAACATCACCTAACCTTCGCCTCAGCCTGTTCGCCATCACTTTGGAGAACAGCTTAGAGAAGTTGTGCACCAAACTAATAGGGCGATAATCCTTGACCTCCATGGCGTCCGGTTTCTTGGGGATCAACGTGATCAGGCCTCTATTCAGACGTGCAAAGCCATGCCCATCTCCCACGCATAGTTTGAACAACCCCGCTAGGATATCTCTTTTGATGATAGGCCACGCTCTTTGATAAAAGGCTCCGGTGAACCCATCCGGTCCTGGTGCCCTATCTTGGGGGAGGTCCTTAACCACCCCCCACACCTCCTCCTCCGAAAACATGGCATCCAAGTCCTGAAGCTCAGCGGTGGGGATATCCAGCTCGTCCAGGTTAATAGAATGTTCTCTAGTCTGGACCTGTTCCAGCAACTGGGAGTACGCCTCTGTGAAAGCCACCACTTTCAAGCCCTGCTCCGTAACCAGCTCATCGCCGACCTTAACCGCAGCAATATGATTCTTCACTCTTCTTCCATTGGCGACTGCATGGAAAAGTGCTGTGTTGGCATCTCCCTCTCTCAACCAGCGGATCCTCGATCTTTGCCTCGCCATGGTCCGCTCCAGCGAAGCAAGCCCAAGAACGGACTGCTTGAGCATCCTCCTTAACCAAAGCTCCCTGGGGGTTAAGATGCGCCTCTCCTGGGCCACATCAAGGCGTAGAATCAGGGTGTTGGCAATCGCAATGTTCAACTTAATGTTCCAGAATTGGAGAAGTCAACTAGATTTTTCTAGAATTGGAGAAGGCAACTAGATTTTTCTAGAATTGGAAAAGTCAACTAGATTTTTCTAGAATTGGAGAAGGCGGTGTCGACATGGTGATGCCAAAGCATAAATATGGCATGGAATATGGAAGCGAAGAAGATGGGCTTGAGGAGAGGGAGGGATATGTATTCCAGTTATTGATGATCCAACATTCAAAAGTAGAGGCATGTAAGTAGCTAGTAGACGACACTCAATTTTTAGAGCAACCAGGCTAGCTCATAAGGACTTCTATACTCATTGCCCATTTGGGCGCATAAAACATGCATTCAACTCCACACCAGGATACCGAACGTATCTCTGACTGCGAATTTTCCATTCCACACATTGCGGATGAAACCATATTAATCAGGTCATTTTCCTTGCTGCTAATCCACGACATATAAATTAATGACATCCAGTTCAACTATAGGCGATATAAATTGCTAATCAGCAACTGgggtaagaaaactgaaaaaaaaagaacaaataaTTTCACTTACCGTTGTCTATTCACCAGCACATAATCAAGTTAACCTTGTACTCATCAGTTGCCATCAGGACAAGTGTGTCATTTTAAAATGTGATGCATTTATATACAAAGTCCTATAGAATCCTATCGCAGTCTCGAATTGGGCTTCACAGCTGAGCTACCCTTAAGCCAATCCACACTAGAAAGATTGCGCAATCAGAGAGCTCACTAGAATCCACAGAAGTCCTTGAGCTCATGATGCACATCCTCGTTCCTGAGCTTGGACATGGCAGACTTCTCGATTTTCCTGATCCACTCCTTAGACACATGGTAGATGCCTCCGATCTGCTCTAGAGACATGCACCTGCCATCCTCGAGGCCATGTCGCAGCTTCAGCACGTGCCCCTCTCTCACTGGGAGCGTGCCCAGAACAAGAAGCAGCCTCTCCCGCAGCTGCCTCCGGAAGATGACTTCTTCTGGATCTTCCAATGATGTGTCTGGAGTCACCTCCTGCATTTCAAAATTTGGTCAGACCGATTAGCTTGCGTTTAAATCGATGAAGTGTATGAACTTCCATCGATTATTATCATTCATAGATTTCCGTCTGTGGTCTGTTCATTCATAAATTGAGTTTATGCTGGGATCAATCTATATATGTGAGAGGGCATTCAGTATTGActactggacattacccaaaactTGGCATTCTGTCCGGTTCCGACCTCCGTGTAGAGTGAAACAACACGACGAGAGTACTTCTTTGCCAATCTAACATTGGCAAGTGACACGCCAACAAAGGTTGCAATCTCGTCGTCGATTGGGTTCCTCCCTGTGTTGGACCGTATCGCCCGCTTAGCTTCCTTCACTTTTCGGATGATACTCTCCATCCTTGCCTGCACTTGCATAATTATTGCATTATCAGGTCATGTCAAATAACTAAGGGTTAGAAAAAATTCTTACATGAAACACAAACTGAAACATATGAAAACAGTTGTTGATTCCAGAGGCATACAGGCAGCTGGATTACTCCAGAATTTTCAGCAAGGAGCGCTAGCATCGCTTTCCTTATCCAGTACTTCACATAAGTTGAGAACTTGCACCCTTTCTGGCTGTCAAACCTCTCGGCGCCATCAAGCACACCCATTTTCCCAGCCTGCAGTGTCATTTGCAACAAACTCAATTACAAAAGGTTGCTAGTTGTCAAGGTAAAGGAGATAAAGAGGGGATAAAAATGCCATCTGGTAACCTGGAGAAGATCTTCAAAAGCTGTTCCAATTCCGGTGTATGATCTTGCAATGTACTTGACAAGCCACTCGGTGGTTACCAATAGCCTCTCTCTGCAGCAGTAACCTGCTTGCAGTCTACTCTTCAGAACTGCTTCATCAACTCCAGCTGCCTTAGCCCACCTATCGTAGGTGACCACTTGTCCTTCCTTCAGCATGTTTTCTCTGATCTTCTCAAGGTTTGCACATTCCTGGGAACACACACGACACACAAAAAGTTAAGGAAAAATCCTAAAGAAAGGTGGATGGGTTCTTATCCCACTATCTAGAGCGCGGTGGTGTTTCTCAGCCGACTCTAGTTCGGCTTGGCTTCCCTTACCTTCTCCTTAATTAAAATAAGACGAGGCTCCTCACGTAGTGGTTAAAAAAAAGAGCGTAAACAACGAGTTAATGTTGATGAAGGGGATACCTTGATGGTCACCAGCAACTCCGATTGTTCTCGGACGATGCTCCTTCGTCGACCCGGATAGTTTTTCCACTCGGCTATAAATTGACTACAACTGGACTTGCGTGATTTTTTGGATTTTCGTGGCAACGCCCTTACGCAAACCCCGGAACCTTTCTCAGACGCTCTAATTCTCTTCAATTTCCTCTCCTGGCTTTTCCCGCTCCGAATGACCAGCTGATCATCGCTTTGCTCCTCGAGAGGACTAGTCACGGGACCGGATTCGGTAACATTCCAAGCAAGTGCAAAATCTGGTTCATATGAGGTTTGTGTAACAGTAGCCCTGGACCTGGTCGCGTTGAACCATTTCAGAGCTCCAAGTTGTTCCATATGTACAAGGATGTCTCTTTCCAGAGTTACCAAATCTTGGCCAGCCAAACTACTCTCCAAGACATGGATGTTTTGCATCAACAGGTTGTACTCCAAACTGTTGCTGCTTGTGTAAGCCACATCCATCCAGGAAGACATGTCCTCATAAATCCTGCCAAACTGCGTGTTTCGGTCAAGAGCATCATCAAGGGCTGTTCTTTCTGCATCCACCTGCAATTGAAAATGTGATCGATTAACAAAAGTATAAAAAATACAAAGAGATTACGGATGATAGAGTTCAAGTGGGCGCCTTCATTTTTGGCAAGCTGCTTGTCTTGTTCTCTGTTATCTGAAGCAAACCAGATGAAGACGCAGCAGTTCTGACGGTGTCACCCGGGCGCCGGTTAAGATTCGCATGCCGATTGAGCAACAGATGCAAGGCCAGAACTCTCAGGGATTCAGAGCAAGCTGGCCTTCCACTCACTGCATCCAGCACAAGGACAAGAAAGTTTCAGATTAGTGCCAGTAAGCAAGTTATGGCCTACCGAATTATCCGAACATTTACACGCGATTTTTTTTTATCCGAACATGCAGTCATAATTCAGAACCAGACACCATTTTCAATAACGTAAATCAGTCGGGCGTGTACAACCTCAAGATCACCGTTTCATTTCCTCAAAATATATACTACTGCCGCCACAGTAAAGCAAAATAAACTGATTCCTGCAGGACAAGAAATGAAACACCCAAGAGCCAAAACCTTGAGACGACTCACATGGGGGGTGGGGGTGCCTGGGGAGCTGGGCCTGCAGCATCCATGGccagacggaggaggaggaggacggggacGGCGAGCAGCAGCAAGGCCCGCGCACCATGCGCAGACCCATGGCACGGCAATGGCAACGGCGCCGTGGGAGGCTTGGGAGGGGGATAGAGTTACAGAGGCCTAtcgccttgtttttttttttttggttggagCGGACAGTTGGACAGGCAGCAGAGAAAAAAAAGATTtggatctttcagggtgaaagcgAGTTGGGATCTGTTTTTTCCTAGTTAGATATTTCGAGTTTTCTTCATGTTCTGAACAACATCTGAGCCtgaggaaaaataaaataaatttaatgtCGAATTTGTTCAAGAAAGAAGTGGTATGTGTAGGTGCGACAGCTGAGCAAACCTCTGCTTTCACTAGATGTTTTAGAGCGCTGCTATACACACGACAGTTTCTATCCGATACTTGTACGATTCTTTCTAGCAGCCAGCTTGCTTCAAGTGGATAAGGCTGGACTCAGTCGTTTCTCTTAACTACCCAGAACTAAAGCCCAGACCAATGATCTCTTGTGCTATCATCCTTTAAAAAAGACGGTGATAAAGTCAATGCAAGAGGATGCTTAGAA from Lolium rigidum isolate FL_2022 chromosome 4, APGP_CSIRO_Lrig_0.1, whole genome shotgun sequence encodes the following:
- the LOC124706923 gene encoding RNA polymerase sigma factor sigC isoform X2; amino-acid sequence: MGLRMVRGPCCCSPSPSSSSSVWPWMLQAQLPRHPHPPLSGRPACSESLRVLALHLLLNRHANLNRRPGDTVRTAASSSGLLQITENKTSSLPKMKVDAERTALDDALDRNTQFGRIYEDMSSWMDVAYTSSNSLEYNLLMQNIHVLESSLAGQDLVTLERDILVHMEQLGALKWFNATRSRATVTQTSYEPDFALAWNVTESGPVTSPLEEQSDDQLVIRSGKSQERKLKRIRASEKGSGVCVRALPRKSKKSRKSSCSQFIAEWKNYPGRRRSIVREQSELLVTIKECANLEKIRENMLKEGQVVTYDRWAKAAGVDEAVLKSRLQAGYCCRERLLVTTEWLVKYIARSYTGIGTAFEDLLQAGKMGVLDGAERFDSQKGCKFSTYVKYWIRKAMLALLAENSGVIQLPARMESIIRKVKEAKRAIRSNTGRNPIDDEIATFVGVSLANVRLAKKYSRRVVSLYTEVGTGQNAKFWEVTPDTSLEDPEEVIFRRQLRERLLLVLGTLPVREGHVLKLRHGLEDGRCMSLEQIGGIYHVSKEWIRKIEKSAMSKLRNEDVHHELKDFCGF
- the LOC124706923 gene encoding RNA polymerase sigma factor sigC isoform X1; translated protein: MGLRMVRGPCCCSPSPSSSSSVWPWMLQAQLPRHPHPPCESSQVSGRPACSESLRVLALHLLLNRHANLNRRPGDTVRTAASSSGLLQITENKTSSLPKMKVDAERTALDDALDRNTQFGRIYEDMSSWMDVAYTSSNSLEYNLLMQNIHVLESSLAGQDLVTLERDILVHMEQLGALKWFNATRSRATVTQTSYEPDFALAWNVTESGPVTSPLEEQSDDQLVIRSGKSQERKLKRIRASEKGSGVCVRALPRKSKKSRKSSCSQFIAEWKNYPGRRRSIVREQSELLVTIKECANLEKIRENMLKEGQVVTYDRWAKAAGVDEAVLKSRLQAGYCCRERLLVTTEWLVKYIARSYTGIGTAFEDLLQAGKMGVLDGAERFDSQKGCKFSTYVKYWIRKAMLALLAENSGVIQLPARMESIIRKVKEAKRAIRSNTGRNPIDDEIATFVGVSLANVRLAKKYSRRVVSLYTEVGTGQNAKFWEVTPDTSLEDPEEVIFRRQLRERLLLVLGTLPVREGHVLKLRHGLEDGRCMSLEQIGGIYHVSKEWIRKIEKSAMSKLRNEDVHHELKDFCGF